The following proteins are encoded in a genomic region of Sorangiineae bacterium MSr12523:
- a CDS encoding nuclear transport factor 2 family protein: protein MLSPLEVVQRQFDAYNRRNLEDFLANFSENIKVFRPPSPEPAIVGKRQLAEFYAKERFNRDALRAELVSRTVLGNKVFDFERIWGVRETPFEMMAVFEVQDGAIQTIWGFVAD from the coding sequence ATGCTTTCGCCGTTAGAAGTCGTCCAACGTCAGTTTGACGCATACAATCGTCGCAACCTCGAAGACTTCTTGGCCAACTTCAGCGAGAACATCAAAGTCTTCCGACCGCCGTCGCCCGAGCCGGCCATCGTCGGCAAACGCCAGCTGGCAGAGTTCTACGCGAAAGAGCGATTCAATCGGGACGCGCTGAGGGCGGAGCTGGTAAGCCGCACCGTGCTTGGGAACAAGGTGTTCGACTTTGAGCGAATTTGGGGCGTCCGAGAGACACCCTTCGAAATGATGGCCGTCTTCGAGGTGCAAGACGGCGCGATTCAGACAATCTGGGGGTTCGTCGCGGACTAG
- a CDS encoding sigma-70 family RNA polymerase sigma factor, translating into MDGGELDALMARLADGDRSAFSSVFKQLWGPVLRFCTSMLKSEADAADAAQQAMQKILERASDYDRRRRAMPWAFAIAAWECKTLQRRHFRRKEVPPEASPEPAGAHGEDEFVQRDLAQAALSALGELSDMDRDALVATFWDEAPAVGGSTLRKRRERALDRLRGTFRRLYGLD; encoded by the coding sequence ATGGACGGAGGAGAGCTCGATGCGCTCATGGCTCGCCTCGCCGACGGCGACCGTTCTGCGTTTTCATCCGTGTTCAAACAACTCTGGGGACCGGTCCTGCGCTTTTGCACGAGTATGCTGAAGAGCGAGGCCGACGCCGCAGACGCTGCGCAGCAGGCCATGCAAAAGATTCTCGAGCGCGCGTCGGATTACGATCGGCGCCGGCGCGCCATGCCGTGGGCCTTCGCCATTGCAGCGTGGGAGTGCAAGACGCTGCAACGGCGGCATTTCCGCCGCAAGGAAGTCCCTCCGGAGGCGTCGCCGGAGCCGGCCGGCGCGCACGGGGAGGACGAGTTCGTTCAACGCGACCTGGCGCAAGCCGCATTGTCCGCGCTGGGCGAGCTCTCGGACATGGATCGCGATGCGCTGGTGGCCACGTTTTGGGACGAGGCGCCGGCCGTAGGTGGAAGTACGCTCCGCAAACGACGCGAGCGTGCGCTCGACCGCCTTCGAGGCACATTTAGGAGGCTCTATGGACTCGATTGA
- a CDS encoding ATP-binding protein codes for MNNGREDLADPSRADLEKASPPGDLEDRIHSLDADVGSGVIPTTFRVLIESIKDYAIFMLDPRGYVATWNAGAARIKGYASHEIIGRHFSTFYPPEVAAQGVCEMELEVAARDGRFEDEGWRLRKDGSHFWANVVITALRDETGALVGFAKVTRDLTERRKAEHDRLELARMQEASRLKDQFLATISHEIRTPLNAIFGWASLLKTAADDPATVEKAADTIVRNAEAQITIVDDMLDMSRIVTGKLRIEVSQVDFAQIVGDALEVVRPAAEAREISLESEGLDRPFALVGDAVRLQQIAWNFLSNAVKFSNRGGTVRVQLSRRDSAAELRVEDNGRGIARDFLPYVFEPFHQAEHGPARRVGGIGLGLAIVKHIVELHGGSVSATSDGPGQGAAFTASFPIRAVAPTQIGAARGQPAAAGPARSETGSRLEGVRVLAVDDDPDAREILQALFRTRGAVIRLAGSASEAREALSSFEPDIIISDIGMPGEDGYQLMQSVRALPKDKGGALPAIALTAYAYQEDRRRALAAGFNYHLAKPVNHEDLLRAVDNLIKVTGVRRPPM; via the coding sequence ATGAACAACGGCCGTGAAGATCTAGCTGACCCAAGCAGAGCAGATCTCGAGAAGGCCTCCCCCCCGGGGGATCTCGAAGATCGCATTCACTCCCTGGATGCGGACGTTGGAAGCGGAGTCATTCCGACGACATTCCGCGTCCTCATCGAGAGCATCAAGGACTACGCGATCTTCATGCTCGATCCCCGCGGCTACGTGGCCACGTGGAACGCGGGGGCCGCTCGCATCAAAGGCTACGCTTCTCATGAGATCATCGGCCGGCATTTCTCCACCTTCTATCCGCCGGAGGTCGCCGCCCAGGGCGTGTGCGAGATGGAGCTCGAGGTCGCCGCCCGCGATGGCCGCTTCGAAGACGAGGGCTGGCGTTTGCGCAAAGACGGCTCGCACTTCTGGGCCAACGTGGTCATCACCGCACTGCGCGATGAGACAGGCGCTCTCGTGGGCTTCGCCAAGGTGACCCGAGATTTGACCGAACGCCGCAAGGCCGAACACGATCGGCTCGAGCTGGCGCGTATGCAGGAGGCCAGCAGGCTGAAGGATCAATTCCTCGCCACCATTTCGCACGAGATTCGAACGCCGCTCAATGCCATCTTCGGGTGGGCTTCTCTTTTGAAAACCGCCGCCGACGATCCAGCCACCGTCGAGAAAGCAGCCGATACCATCGTGCGCAATGCCGAGGCGCAGATCACCATCGTGGACGATATGCTCGATATGTCGCGGATCGTCACGGGCAAGTTGCGTATCGAAGTATCCCAAGTGGACTTTGCCCAAATCGTTGGCGACGCCCTCGAGGTTGTCCGCCCCGCGGCCGAGGCCCGGGAGATCTCCCTCGAATCCGAGGGGCTCGATCGGCCCTTCGCGCTCGTGGGCGATGCCGTGCGCCTGCAACAGATCGCATGGAACTTCTTGTCCAATGCGGTGAAGTTCTCCAATCGAGGGGGAACGGTCCGCGTGCAGCTATCGCGGCGTGATTCGGCCGCGGAGCTTCGCGTGGAGGACAATGGTCGCGGCATCGCGCGCGATTTTCTTCCGTACGTTTTCGAACCATTTCATCAAGCCGAGCACGGGCCCGCGCGCCGGGTGGGGGGCATTGGTCTCGGTCTTGCGATTGTGAAACACATCGTCGAGCTTCATGGAGGTAGCGTGTCGGCCACGAGCGACGGACCCGGTCAAGGCGCAGCATTTACAGCAAGTTTCCCCATTCGTGCGGTTGCACCCACGCAGATTGGCGCGGCCCGCGGGCAGCCTGCGGCGGCCGGGCCCGCGCGCTCCGAAACGGGGTCCCGCCTCGAGGGGGTGCGCGTCCTCGCGGTGGACGATGATCCGGATGCCCGCGAGATTTTGCAGGCGCTCTTCCGGACGCGAGGCGCGGTCATCCGATTGGCCGGCTCGGCTTCCGAAGCGCGTGAGGCGCTGTCATCCTTCGAGCCGGATATCATCATCAGCGACATCGGGATGCCCGGCGAGGACGGATATCAATTGATGCAAAGTGTGCGCGCTCTGCCGAAAGACAAGGGCGGTGCGCTTCCCGCCATCGCGCTCACCGCATACGCGTACCAGGAGGACCGGCGCCGTGCTCTCGCAGCCGGGTTCAACTACCACCTGGCCAAGCCGGTGAACCACGAGGATCTGCTCCGCGCCGTCGACAACCTCATCAAGGTGACCGGCGTACGTCGCCCGCCGATGTGA
- a CDS encoding VanW family protein gives MSTPDLDKDDATGSRRAPMDEGEMQRSTASYGGNVATPSRVRRSVLEPIRRLRLVLRQAERVARWSTAPSKWARPGLASADDGVTYPYRVYERAVRIARMDPDADLRFEAGKRTNLALAAPYFDGLIVAPHAPLSFWRALGRTSRRRGFVEGMELHGGCVVPAIGGGLCLLSNALFDMALTLGWVVLERHGHSLEAIPPASGTLWGIDATVFWPHVDLRIAPREGDARLGVRVAHGVLRLTVHARSPAAYDCKLHTLDDRTYLRRAGVFRENRVVRDVVHRATGECIESTVIAHNRKRLLTRDERGGCSSCKVHDCARRG, from the coding sequence ATGTCCACCCCGGACCTCGACAAAGACGACGCAACGGGATCGCGTCGCGCGCCGATGGATGAGGGAGAGATGCAACGTTCGACAGCTTCGTACGGGGGGAATGTGGCCACGCCATCGCGCGTACGACGGAGCGTGCTCGAGCCAATTCGCCGTCTTCGTCTGGTGCTGCGCCAGGCCGAGCGTGTGGCACGCTGGTCCACCGCTCCGTCCAAATGGGCCCGCCCGGGCCTGGCTTCCGCGGACGACGGCGTCACGTACCCGTATCGGGTTTACGAGCGCGCCGTGCGCATTGCGCGGATGGATCCGGATGCCGACCTGCGGTTCGAGGCCGGAAAGAGGACGAACTTGGCGCTGGCCGCCCCGTACTTCGATGGCCTCATCGTGGCGCCGCATGCCCCACTTTCGTTCTGGCGCGCCCTCGGTCGCACATCGAGGCGACGCGGCTTCGTGGAGGGCATGGAGCTTCACGGGGGTTGCGTCGTTCCAGCCATCGGCGGCGGGCTTTGCCTCTTGTCGAACGCGCTCTTCGACATGGCCCTCACCCTGGGCTGGGTGGTCCTCGAGCGCCATGGGCACTCCTTGGAAGCCATCCCTCCCGCCTCGGGCACCTTGTGGGGCATCGATGCGACCGTGTTCTGGCCCCATGTGGACCTGCGCATTGCACCGCGCGAAGGCGACGCGCGGCTGGGTGTGCGCGTCGCGCACGGAGTGCTCCGCCTGACGGTGCATGCGCGGTCGCCTGCGGCGTACGATTGCAAATTGCACACGTTGGACGATCGCACCTACCTGCGGCGCGCCGGCGTATTCCGCGAGAACCGCGTCGTGCGCGACGTCGTTCATCGGGCGACCGGCGAATGCATCGAGAGCACCGTGATCGCGCACAATCGCAAACGGCTGCTCACCCGGGATGAACGAGGCGGCTGCAGCTCGTGCAAGGTTCACGATTGCGCGAGACGCGGGTGA
- a CDS encoding haloacid dehalogenase-like hydrolase, whose product MNSPTTLVLWDIDMTLIELPGLGRSWYERAWLKAIGSELRHHPTLSGRTERSITMELLASHGVEQTEEFIAQMFAALEAVVAEDSGTLAQRGRVFPGAGEALAALGALPNVVQSLVTGNLPSIAGHKLVPFGLHVHLDFEIGAYGSLSAHRPDLVGAAMRNATQKHGVPFAAESVVVIGDTPHDVAAALEHGALAVAVATGVFSEEELRAAGAHVTFPELSDTKAVLAAILRQT is encoded by the coding sequence GTGAACTCACCAACGACATTGGTCCTCTGGGACATCGATATGACGCTCATCGAGCTGCCGGGCCTCGGCCGCAGCTGGTACGAGCGGGCGTGGCTCAAAGCCATTGGCAGTGAATTGCGGCACCATCCCACCTTGTCGGGTCGGACGGAGAGGTCCATCACGATGGAGCTTCTCGCCTCGCACGGCGTGGAGCAGACCGAGGAATTCATCGCGCAGATGTTCGCCGCATTGGAGGCCGTGGTGGCCGAGGACAGCGGTACCCTCGCCCAGCGAGGGCGCGTATTCCCGGGGGCAGGGGAGGCCTTGGCGGCATTGGGTGCGTTGCCCAATGTGGTGCAATCACTGGTGACCGGCAACCTGCCGTCGATCGCCGGGCACAAGCTGGTTCCATTCGGTCTGCACGTCCATTTGGATTTCGAAATAGGCGCCTACGGATCTTTGTCGGCGCACCGACCGGATCTGGTTGGCGCAGCGATGCGCAATGCGACGCAAAAACATGGGGTGCCGTTCGCCGCCGAATCGGTAGTTGTTATTGGGGATACCCCTCACGACGTGGCGGCGGCGCTGGAGCACGGCGCCCTTGCCGTTGCGGTGGCCACGGGGGTCTTCTCCGAGGAGGAGCTGCGCGCGGCGGGCGCCCATGTGACCTTTCCCGAGCTATCGGACACGAAGGCCGTGTTGGCCGCGATTCTCCGTCAGACGTAG
- a CDS encoding S8 family serine peptidase, which translates to MNESNDTATAELSDGVQSAMVDGYGPSSVLVFLKDSADLTPMEGLATKAERVGAVHRTLVEHAAATQAPLLRWLAGEGATVRSFHIVNAVLVENASPSLLRKIAARPDVKRLMLDRPIRREELPAGDPIDQEGPQASLAIEANITYTGAPRVWSELGVKGAGVVVGSSDTGVSWTHPTLKPHYRGWNGTTADHTYSWHDAIHKGSSTGNSCGYDVAAPCDDQGHGTHTVGTMVGDDGAGNQIGMAPGAKWIGCRNMDENVGKASTYIECTEWFMAPYPPGQPDKADPSKAADIINNSWGCTSSEGCRGSELVDVLKSVRSAGIVFVAAAGNSGSGCGTIIDQPATISPEVLAVGAVDHRNGSITSFSSRGPSKWDQKLGPDVSAPGNSIRSAYPGNGYSSMSGTSMASPHVVGEIALMLSAVPSLRGKVDRITQLVTSTATRKTSSQTCGGVSGSQVPNNTYGYGIIDAYKAVTTAKNSQ; encoded by the coding sequence ATGAATGAGAGCAACGATACAGCGACCGCTGAATTGAGTGACGGGGTCCAATCGGCCATGGTCGATGGATATGGTCCTTCGTCGGTTCTCGTCTTTTTGAAAGACTCGGCGGATCTCACGCCCATGGAAGGCCTGGCCACCAAGGCCGAACGCGTGGGCGCCGTGCACAGAACCTTGGTGGAGCACGCGGCGGCCACGCAGGCTCCTTTGCTGCGATGGCTGGCGGGGGAGGGCGCCACGGTGCGCTCCTTCCACATCGTCAATGCCGTACTCGTGGAGAACGCGAGCCCGAGTCTTCTGCGGAAAATCGCCGCGCGGCCCGACGTGAAAAGGCTCATGCTCGACCGTCCCATACGGCGCGAGGAGCTCCCCGCCGGCGATCCCATCGACCAAGAGGGCCCACAGGCGAGCCTCGCCATCGAAGCGAACATCACCTACACCGGCGCGCCGCGCGTGTGGAGCGAGCTGGGTGTGAAAGGCGCGGGCGTCGTCGTGGGTAGCTCCGATACGGGCGTGAGCTGGACCCACCCGACATTGAAACCGCATTACCGCGGATGGAATGGCACGACGGCGGATCACACCTACAGCTGGCACGATGCCATTCACAAAGGCTCGAGCACAGGCAATTCGTGCGGATACGACGTCGCTGCACCTTGCGACGATCAAGGCCACGGCACGCACACCGTCGGGACGATGGTGGGCGACGATGGCGCGGGAAATCAGATTGGCATGGCGCCGGGCGCGAAATGGATCGGCTGCCGGAACATGGACGAGAACGTCGGAAAAGCCTCGACGTACATCGAATGCACGGAATGGTTCATGGCCCCCTACCCGCCGGGCCAGCCCGACAAGGCGGATCCGTCGAAGGCCGCGGATATCATCAACAATTCATGGGGCTGCACCTCGAGCGAAGGTTGCCGAGGCAGCGAGCTGGTCGACGTATTGAAATCGGTCCGATCGGCGGGCATCGTCTTCGTGGCGGCGGCCGGCAACTCGGGCTCCGGGTGTGGAACGATCATCGATCAACCTGCGACCATCAGCCCCGAGGTACTCGCCGTGGGCGCCGTGGACCATCGCAATGGGTCCATTACGTCCTTTTCGAGCCGCGGGCCCTCGAAGTGGGATCAAAAGCTCGGACCGGACGTCTCCGCACCGGGGAATTCCATCCGCTCGGCCTACCCGGGCAACGGATACTCGAGCATGAGCGGCACGTCCATGGCTTCACCGCACGTGGTCGGCGAAATCGCATTGATGCTTTCCGCCGTACCGAGTTTGCGCGGCAAAGTCGACCGGATCACCCAGCTCGTGACCTCCACCGCCACGCGAAAGACGTCGAGCCAGACGTGCGGCGGAGTTTCGGGGTCCCAGGTTCCGAACAATACGTACGGATATGGCATCATCGACGCCTACAAGGCCGTCACCACCGCGAAGAATTCGCAATGA
- a CDS encoding trypsin-like serine protease: MKLRIEIRLLLGAIAISSLGAGCGSEPASEESVSQSDQEFRGGTKVAVKDYPFIIAGLREGGSRPQGQSCTGSIVAPRKILTAAHCKDAAGDKSYLYGLDDLNSSGGFRTAVVDYKKHPKYVNFDQGYDVAIATVADDIPVPPGFVYPKVATSADTDLNKPGKEGYGLGYGMKDENDTSRDVTLEKAVLPIVQPDNCNGVGAGFKEATMICTGYNDGRISILKGDSGGPFIVDNVIVGVASWSRSDFFWYSVYGRLNNDMGDWVKAQINNEPDPMTASFKVTCANFGKPCAFDGSSSTGTITSYAWDFGDGKKASGVTTSHAYSVSSVTTFNAKLTVSDGAGHSDTASRSIQCFPGSGGALCFAQ, translated from the coding sequence ATGAAACTTCGAATCGAAATTCGTCTTTTGTTGGGCGCGATCGCTATTTCGAGCTTGGGCGCGGGATGTGGTTCCGAGCCGGCCTCCGAGGAGAGTGTCAGCCAATCGGACCAAGAATTTCGCGGTGGCACGAAGGTGGCCGTCAAGGACTACCCTTTCATCATCGCCGGGCTTCGCGAGGGCGGCTCCCGTCCTCAGGGCCAGTCGTGCACGGGTTCCATCGTGGCCCCGCGCAAGATTTTGACGGCAGCTCACTGCAAAGATGCGGCGGGCGACAAAAGCTACCTTTACGGGCTGGACGACTTGAACAGCAGCGGGGGCTTTCGCACGGCCGTCGTCGATTACAAAAAGCACCCCAAATACGTGAACTTCGACCAGGGTTATGACGTGGCCATCGCTACGGTGGCCGACGATATTCCGGTCCCGCCGGGATTCGTGTACCCCAAAGTGGCCACGTCGGCGGACACGGATTTGAACAAGCCGGGCAAGGAAGGGTACGGCCTCGGTTATGGCATGAAGGACGAGAACGACACCAGCCGCGACGTTACCCTGGAAAAGGCCGTTCTTCCCATCGTGCAACCGGACAACTGCAATGGCGTGGGGGCAGGCTTCAAAGAGGCCACCATGATTTGCACCGGCTACAACGATGGCCGGATCAGCATTCTCAAAGGGGACAGCGGCGGGCCCTTCATCGTCGACAACGTGATTGTCGGGGTGGCCTCCTGGAGCCGCAGTGACTTCTTCTGGTACAGCGTGTACGGCAGGTTGAACAACGATATGGGCGATTGGGTAAAGGCTCAGATCAACAACGAGCCCGACCCCATGACCGCTTCGTTCAAGGTCACCTGCGCCAACTTCGGAAAGCCGTGCGCCTTCGATGGGTCGAGCTCCACCGGGACGATTACCTCGTACGCGTGGGACTTCGGAGATGGCAAAAAGGCGAGCGGCGTAACCACGTCGCACGCCTATTCCGTATCCTCCGTCACCACGTTCAATGCCAAGCTGACCGTATCCGATGGCGCAGGCCATTCGGACACCGCGTCCCGCTCGATTCAGTGCTTCCCGGGCAGCGGCGGCGCCCTCTGCTTTGCACAATAG
- a CDS encoding alpha/beta hydrolase, translated as MVAHREVHIDGIRIFYREAGPEGAPVLLLPHGYPSSSFQYRHLLPALADRWRLIAPDYPGFGYSDTPDPGRFSYTFDGYAQLLEQFAARLQLTRYALYLHDYGSQIGLRLAIRAPHRIAALIIQNGDIYEDQLGPKYDVLASYWKNPTPEGRAKLIEAVSEAGFRDEFVGEVAPHLVDRISPDMWKLSWSLMQTPRRREIMVGLMEGLKENLGWFPKYQAYLREHRPPTLIVWGPQDGYMPEGSARAYLRDLPDAELHLLDTGHWALETHLAEIASLMRDFLGRVHR; from the coding sequence ATGGTCGCGCATCGTGAGGTTCACATCGATGGAATCCGCATCTTCTATCGTGAAGCCGGACCGGAGGGAGCACCGGTTCTTCTGTTGCCGCACGGCTATCCATCGTCGTCCTTTCAATACCGTCACCTCCTACCCGCGCTCGCTGACAGATGGCGTCTCATCGCGCCAGATTACCCGGGCTTCGGTTACAGCGACACGCCAGATCCGGGGCGCTTTTCGTACACGTTCGACGGGTATGCGCAGTTGCTGGAGCAGTTCGCCGCGCGGCTGCAGCTCACGCGCTATGCGCTTTACCTGCACGATTACGGTTCGCAGATCGGGTTGCGTTTGGCCATCCGCGCGCCACATCGCATTGCCGCACTCATCATCCAAAATGGCGACATCTACGAAGACCAACTCGGTCCGAAGTACGATGTCCTCGCGTCGTATTGGAAGAACCCGACGCCCGAGGGCCGCGCGAAGCTGATCGAGGCCGTGAGCGAGGCAGGCTTTCGCGACGAATTCGTCGGTGAGGTGGCGCCCCACCTCGTGGATCGCATCAGCCCCGATATGTGGAAGCTGTCCTGGTCGCTGATGCAGACACCGCGGCGCCGCGAAATCATGGTCGGCTTGATGGAAGGGCTGAAGGAGAATCTCGGCTGGTTTCCCAAGTACCAGGCTTACCTGCGCGAGCATCGCCCGCCGACGTTGATCGTGTGGGGCCCTCAGGATGGGTACATGCCCGAGGGCTCCGCACGCGCCTACCTTCGTGATCTTCCCGATGCCGAGCTGCACTTGCTCGACACCGGGCACTGGGCACTCGAGACGCACCTTGCCGAAATCGCATCCCTCATGCGGGATTTCCTAGGCCGGGTGCATCGGTAA
- a CDS encoding methyltransferase domain-containing protein, translating into MNHDSTEASTARQGLTDAYSTGILNKDMPSELPRLQALERWSDPMSRALVWKFGIAPNARCLEMGAGAGSMAYWFAEQCPAGRVVAADIDPRYLDTGRAPNLEVARVDLTKHDFPAASFDWIHTRLVLSHIPQRDDILRRAISWLKPGGAILVEDYYILSLDHFPYEEIKTVFSALARTFVTQESDIHWGRRIPNKLAELGIHDIKLTMTPITIGLPGPCEDLWRIALEQFFPYMVEKQLLTVEQVAAYRALSASEALDVPWVLFSVAGRKR; encoded by the coding sequence ATGAACCACGACTCGACGGAAGCGAGCACGGCACGTCAGGGACTTACCGATGCATACAGCACGGGAATCCTCAACAAGGACATGCCCTCGGAATTGCCTCGTCTGCAAGCGCTGGAACGATGGAGTGATCCGATGTCCAGGGCCCTGGTGTGGAAATTCGGAATTGCGCCGAACGCGCGCTGCCTCGAAATGGGCGCGGGTGCAGGCTCGATGGCCTACTGGTTCGCGGAGCAGTGTCCCGCGGGGCGGGTCGTCGCGGCGGACATCGATCCGCGTTACCTCGATACGGGGCGGGCGCCAAATTTGGAAGTGGCGCGGGTGGACCTCACGAAACACGACTTTCCCGCCGCGTCGTTCGACTGGATTCACACGCGGCTCGTGCTATCCCACATTCCGCAGCGAGACGACATTTTGCGCCGTGCCATCTCCTGGCTCAAGCCGGGTGGCGCGATCCTCGTCGAAGACTATTACATCTTGTCCCTGGACCATTTCCCCTACGAGGAAATCAAGACGGTATTCAGTGCCCTCGCCCGAACGTTCGTCACGCAAGAGAGCGACATCCACTGGGGCCGTCGTATCCCGAACAAGCTCGCGGAATTGGGCATACACGATATCAAGCTGACGATGACGCCGATCACGATCGGGTTACCGGGACCGTGCGAGGATCTGTGGCGCATCGCTCTCGAGCAATTCTTCCCGTACATGGTCGAAAAGCAGCTTCTCACGGTCGAGCAAGTCGCGGCGTACCGGGCCCTGTCGGCGTCGGAGGCGCTCGACGTCCCTTGGGTTCTGTTTTCCGTTGCGGGTCGCAAGCGTTGA
- a CDS encoding M4 family metallopeptidase has protein sequence MTRGILFSKRRLAALLALPVMACLPAACSSTSGDARDTGSTGDAPAGVRVLAAESRSLVPTFVRGNLSALPNVAAVLHADGEFSLKSTVTDSSGEVHSRYTQKKNGLDVLGGDIAVHAKNGVIYAANGNARTDLVAATTAAISAKIASLKAVASYPIDAQVSADANSDLAYWREPEGDALRLVHRLTVRGVDAEGEIVDTVLVDAQDGSIVDRIPTIMTAKARKIYDANQSLNRGTLKRSEGEAEVSDGAVNISYDNLGLVYDAYKTLYDRDSLDGNGLTLISSVHAIFRTTTGTTKNNASWDGSQMRYGDGDGTTFSNLANSLDVTGHELTHGVTSSTSNLTYSGQSGGLNEGMSDIFGAVIQWFHDGKVVNDTTWLVGDDVYTPNKAGDALRYMNDPAKDGKSIDYGPDYNGQNVHYTSGVPNLAFYLLSQGGTHPRNKTTVNVTGIGIEKAASVFYRANTTIFTSSTNYAQARTGTEQAAQQLGLTDEEIKSVSNAWAAVGVGSAVE, from the coding sequence ATGACGCGAGGTATCCTGTTTTCGAAACGTCGTTTGGCCGCTCTTCTGGCATTGCCGGTGATGGCATGCCTTCCTGCCGCATGCTCCAGCACTTCAGGGGACGCGCGGGATACAGGATCGACGGGCGACGCGCCGGCGGGTGTGCGCGTCCTTGCGGCGGAAAGCAGATCGCTGGTTCCCACCTTCGTGCGCGGGAATCTGAGCGCGCTACCCAACGTCGCGGCGGTGCTGCATGCCGATGGCGAATTTAGCCTCAAGAGCACGGTGACCGACTCGTCGGGCGAGGTTCACTCCCGCTACACGCAAAAGAAGAATGGGCTCGACGTGTTGGGCGGCGATATCGCAGTACACGCGAAGAATGGCGTGATTTACGCGGCCAACGGAAATGCGCGGACGGATCTGGTGGCGGCGACGACGGCCGCGATTTCCGCGAAGATTGCCTCGCTGAAGGCCGTGGCCTCGTACCCGATCGATGCGCAGGTATCCGCCGATGCGAACAGCGATTTGGCGTATTGGCGCGAGCCCGAGGGTGACGCACTGCGGCTCGTGCATCGCCTCACAGTGCGCGGTGTCGATGCCGAGGGCGAGATCGTGGACACCGTTCTGGTGGATGCGCAAGACGGCTCCATCGTCGATCGCATTCCCACGATCATGACGGCGAAGGCCCGCAAGATCTACGACGCGAACCAGAGTTTGAACCGCGGCACGCTCAAGCGGAGCGAGGGCGAGGCGGAGGTTTCCGACGGCGCCGTAAACATCAGCTACGACAACCTCGGACTGGTGTACGACGCGTACAAGACGCTGTACGACCGCGATTCGCTCGATGGAAATGGGCTCACGCTCATCAGCTCCGTGCATGCCATTTTCCGCACCACCACCGGGACGACGAAGAACAATGCCTCGTGGGACGGTTCGCAGATGCGCTATGGCGATGGCGACGGAACGACGTTCTCGAATTTGGCGAACTCGCTCGACGTCACCGGCCACGAGCTCACGCACGGCGTGACCAGCTCCACGTCGAACCTCACCTACTCGGGTCAATCGGGCGGCTTGAACGAAGGCATGTCGGACATCTTCGGCGCCGTCATCCAGTGGTTCCACGACGGCAAGGTCGTCAACGACACCACTTGGTTGGTCGGCGACGATGTGTACACGCCCAACAAGGCCGGCGATGCACTCCGCTACATGAATGATCCCGCGAAGGACGGAAAGTCCATCGACTACGGCCCCGATTACAACGGCCAGAACGTGCATTACACGTCGGGCGTGCCGAACCTCGCGTTCTATCTCTTGTCGCAGGGCGGAACGCACCCGCGCAACAAGACGACGGTCAACGTGACGGGCATTGGCATCGAGAAGGCCGCATCGGTCTTCTACCGCGCCAATACGACGATCTTCACCTCGTCGACGAATTATGCGCAGGCGCGCACGGGTACCGAACAGGCGGCGCAACAGCTCGGGCTCACGGACGAGGAGATCAAATCGGTCAGCAATGCCTGGGCGGCCGTTGGCGTGGGTTCGGCGGTGGAGTGA